taacatcaaatgcacacattcacgtgtatatttagttttaaacatattgtcgcggactgagtttaacttagctgttgggccgcgttaaaagttctggagttcattgaacgcatcaagcagagatctgattggccctcagttctgtcgctcagcctgttgttaggtaatctggaccaatggggttcagctatgggccgaataagggaaatgggagggctggagcgggagcaggggaatataaagttgggagaagctctctctcgtctctgcgggagagattcaggagttgctgaattaattgtacggcgtttgttgtggtctgcagtaacccgaataaagaaccttaaaagaggttaagtctctgtgcctcagtgtgggaaagggacactacataaatgtatggctctttcgaaattacatttaaaaatatgtggcgtttatggctctctcggcaaaaaaggttcccgacccctggtttagtggCTGGAAGTGTTCTACATAACTACACAAACTAACAAAAATTGTCTTCATAGTGACAAAACAGTGGCATGTAGAGGTTTAGGATTGTCTTTAAAATAGTAATACTGTACATCAGTTTGTTGGTGAATCATTCCTTTTAACTAGCCTACATTCAAAATATTGTGAATACATTCTGAATATTTAATTATTACATTCTAATCCAaaccttattttttattaaacttattTATACCACAAAGTGTTTTGTAATGATTTCTATTGTTATGTTAAATAATCTATGAGGATTtcgatggaggacatgcaaatCTAAAGCAAAGCATCCAGAACTGCACAGCGCGCAGAAATGAGCAGCTCATCATGACCAATCAGAGAGCTGTGAGTATCGCAACGAGGATCACGAGAGCTAAATGAATATGTTAAAGCTTTGGTAAATCCTAATGAAagctaaaaactaaataaattacttttaattacttttactttttttctaatgaaaaataatttgttcttTAATTCTGTGAAATAAGGTTTTTTTGTAAGACAAAAAGTATGGGAAGTGATTTAGTTACCTCTATTAGAACTGTCATTTATAAACAGGCAGGGCCGTAGGGGTGCCTGAGCACCTgcccttttccctttttttgtattaacattaatacatttctgttagaGACACAAGAAGAGATGTGGCTTCGACTTTGAGCCCCTGCCCCTCAAAATTCTGTACACGTCCCTGTTTATGAATGCATTATTAAATCTTAGTTGTTATAAACCAAATAGAATAAAACATTGTATTTCAATTTaactaaaaattgtatttaaaacactgtagcactatcatttctttattggtaaatttttctttttgatcatCAGACAGCTGTATTACTAtttcaaatacatttctgtACCACCTGTTGCAAAGGGTGAGCCAGGGGCGTCTGCAGAAAAGAAGTGCTccgctcccccccccccccagcaagcaGCTTTTATTACCCAACGTGTAAATCAAGTCATGGCATACAATGGCCCTGTCTGTCCGTACAAGCACGTGGTTAAGAGACCAGCCGTTCCTGTTACAAAGCAGAGTTGGGTCTGCATCCCAACAACATTTCTGTTCAATAAGCCATTGAGCACAGACGAAAAACACATACAGTTTTCAGCACTTCCATGTCTTTATATGGCGATTCGGTATGTTTTACGTTTTATGCACATAAAACATCAACAGTAAGGATAAATATTAACATAATTTAGCATTTgaaaattttaaacattttcatcgTCAAACAACATATTAATCTGTGCTATATTTACAATCATAACTTCAAAGATAACAGGAAAGATTTTCGCAATTTCACTatgacaaaacaatgttgttttgtattcagaactgtgttttattattatattgtaTTGTTATAAATGTTATAAATTTGTAGTTTTGTATTGTAgtctaaaaatgttcaataataataaaataaaagataaatatagGTTGACAAAAAGCGACATCCAGCCCAGTAGGTGGCAGCACTCGGTGTTTATGATCAAATAGTCAACTATTAATGCTGTTCTGATGCTAGCAGAAGAAGAGAATCTACCTCCAGATTGATTGTTTTgtataatttcctttttatattCCTATACTTTACGCTTATATCAgttatatttgaattttttggaggaaaaattgGTTTTGTGCCTTGTAAAAATACTGGTAATACATTTCTCAGCGTTCAAAGCTGACAGCTAGGTTACTAGCTAGCTTATTTGTCGTTTAGGCTTAGTTGTAGCCATAAAGCCTTTTGGGATCATCAGAGGAAATCCTGCGTTTATTATAATTTTAGGTGCcgtctgctgttgttttttaactgaattAACATGCAGCTCTTGACATCTAAAGTCTGGTCGAGGTAAAGTTACTTAGCTTTATCAAAACGTGTGACTGTGAACATTTACTAGGGTTGGGGACGTGTATGCCTAATGGCTGCTTTCGGGTTTACTCCAGCCAGCGATGAagatgtttttagtgttaaagcagAACCGTCCGTTTCTAAAATCAATACCACAGTCAACCGAGAAGAAGTCCGAAACTTATATGAAGACTTGATCAGGAACGACATAGAAGATGATGATCATGTGAGAAGAAACACCGAGGCTAGGAAGGAACATGGCCACGAAAGACGGAAGGccagaaagaggaggagagtCAGGCCTGCAGAGGTTCAGCAGGCTCCACCAGAATCTGTCGGGGCTGGAGGTGAAACCGAGTCCAACCAGAGCAGGGAGTCCGGCTCAGGGAGGACCGAGGAGCTGCAGGGACTCCGGTTACTGCGTTGTGCACATGAGGGAGACACAGCTGGCATCAGAGAGCTGCTGTCAAAGGGAACTGACATCAACTACCAGGTACAAATGTTAAAACCGTTTATTCTTCTGGGTGTTTGTCTTTTAAACTCTGGCTTGTCGTTGCAGGATACATTTCTTTGGACCGCTGTGATGTGTGCAGCCTGGTCAGGACAGAGATCTGCAGTGAGGCTGCTGCTCAGACATGGAGCAGCCTGGGTGGGAGTGGTAGACACTCAGGGAAAGGATGCACAGGACCTGGCCTTGGAAGGTGCAGTCAATACATCTCATTGGAAACTCCAGaagcacatttctgtctgtaaaCATTAACTTATCATTTCAGCTGGACACAGAGAAGTGTTGGAAGACTTGATGAACAACGGGAGAAGTCCAGAGAGAGAAGTACCAGCTGATGACAGGTTATCAGTGTCTTTGACTACAATTAGTTTGATGGTTCTAGTTTTATACAATTGAACAGGCGATACAGCCTCATTTACAACAAAATAAGCTcaaaaagtttctgttttcagCAGCTGCATGTTCATTAAAGCATGCGCTACTACATCCTACAGGTGGAACCACATTTGAACGATCTTTTCCAGGTTTTAGTTCTTTGTTgttcaacattttaaattccTATCATACTATACTCCCCCCcccttttatattatttatatattttttagattttagaaaaaggaaacaaagacgaAAACGCTTTAAGGATAAC
The sequence above is a segment of the Oryzias latipes chromosome 1, ASM223467v1 genome. Coding sequences within it:
- the gpank1 gene encoding G patch domain and ankyrin repeat-containing protein 1; translated protein: MAAFGFTPASDEDVFSVKAEPSVSKINTTVNREEVRNLYEDLIRNDIEDDDHVRRNTEARKEHGHERRKARKRRRVRPAEVQQAPPESVGAGGETESNQSRESGSGRTEELQGLRLLRCAHEGDTAGIRELLSKGTDINYQDTFLWTAVMCAAWSGQRSAVRLLLRHGAAWVGVVDTQGKDAQDLALEAGHREVLEDLMNNGRSPEREVPADDRAVQPQWCATCSTNYTSSTSSHLSSTLHQFNLHRPPATPYYCLPPSSNSYKMMLRCGWKPGTGLGPEGEGPQQPVPTVLKRDHQGLGYGKKKKAKVTHFRAKDHDAVKPPCRERMEMGLKGQRKEEARRKEQRDKNWERDFRSSFYL